One genomic segment of Candidatus Coatesbacteria bacterium includes these proteins:
- the rpsO gene encoding 30S ribosomal protein S15, which yields MPLAKERKQEIIAKFGQDADDTGSTEVQVALLTARIKDLTEHFRTHTKDHHGRRGLLKLVSKRRRLLKYLKNNDEERYKKLIAELGLRK from the coding sequence ATGCCCCTCGCCAAGGAACGCAAGCAGGAGATCATCGCCAAGTTTGGTCAGGACGCCGACGACACCGGCTCCACCGAGGTTCAGGTCGCCCTGCTGACCGCCCGCATCAAGGACCTGACCGAGCACTTCCGCACCCACACCAAGGACCACCACGGCCGCCGCGGCCTGCTCAAGCTCGTTTCCAAGCGCCGTCGGCTGCTCAAGTATCTCAAGAACAACGACGAGGAGCGTTACAAGAAGCTCATCGCCGAACTAGGCTTGCGCAAGTAG
- the pnp gene encoding polyribonucleotide nucleotidyltransferase yields the protein MIVRKEIPVGKENLILETGKIAKQADGAVMASYGDTYVLSTACIDDREKPDLGFVPLVVDYRERRSAAGKIPGGFFKREGRPGTTEVLNSRMIDRSVRPQLPKNLNREVQLIGTAFSADPNQEANVVAMNGAFAALALSNIPHEHILGAVRLGYIDDEFIFNPTEEEMEESLLDLVVSGCSEALVMVEGHAREFPEDKLVEGLNQAHECIVRIVGGIREMVETLGKPKLVFPAPEIDEDFRTTVLELLGDKMERAVLDHKDKLERHDAICAVTEEVRDELAEKLEGDEELESKLKLAKNLCREAERGVIRRTIAEKKTRIDGRGLNEVRPISIEAPVLPRTHGSVLFTRGETQALVTVTLGTPSDEQKIEELTGEYWSSFMLHYNFLPYSVGEVRFLRGPGRREIGHGMLAKRALKSVIPAKEDFPYTIRVLSDITESNGSSSMATVCGGSLAMMDAGVPLKAPVAGVAMGLVKDGDDFNVLTDILGDEDHVGDMDFKIAGTSEGVTAVQMDIKLDALPAEVLTKALSQAREARLHILEKMNEVLAAQREELSPFAPRIHTLTIPKDKIRDLIGPGGKVIRAITEETGASIDIEDDGTVLVASPDLETIEAALTRINAIVKDPEPGEIYDGKVTRLMNFGAFVEILPGKEGLVHISELDWGHTDKVEDVCKVGDEMKVMVKEIDSQGRLNLTRKQLLDKPEGYDESKEKSRGDNRRGGSGGGGRRRRR from the coding sequence ATGATCGTCCGCAAAGAAATCCCGGTCGGCAAGGAGAACCTGATCCTGGAGACCGGCAAGATCGCCAAGCAGGCCGACGGAGCCGTGATGGCTTCCTACGGCGACACCTACGTCCTGTCCACGGCCTGCATCGACGACCGCGAGAAACCCGACCTGGGCTTCGTGCCCCTCGTCGTCGATTACCGCGAGCGGCGCAGCGCCGCCGGCAAGATCCCCGGCGGGTTCTTCAAGCGCGAGGGCCGACCCGGCACCACCGAGGTCCTCAACAGCCGCATGATCGACCGCTCCGTCCGTCCCCAGTTGCCCAAGAACCTCAACCGCGAGGTCCAGCTCATCGGCACCGCCTTCTCGGCGGACCCCAACCAGGAAGCCAACGTGGTGGCCATGAACGGCGCCTTCGCCGCCCTGGCCCTCTCCAACATCCCCCACGAGCACATCCTCGGCGCCGTCCGCCTCGGCTACATCGACGACGAATTCATCTTCAACCCCACCGAGGAAGAGATGGAGGAGTCCCTCCTCGATCTCGTCGTCAGCGGCTGCTCCGAGGCCCTGGTGATGGTCGAGGGCCACGCCCGCGAGTTCCCCGAAGATAAACTCGTCGAGGGTCTCAATCAGGCCCATGAGTGCATCGTTCGCATCGTCGGCGGCATCCGCGAGATGGTCGAGACCCTCGGCAAACCCAAACTGGTCTTCCCGGCCCCTGAGATCGACGAAGATTTCCGGACCACGGTCCTCGAACTCCTCGGCGATAAGATGGAACGGGCCGTCCTCGACCACAAGGACAAACTCGAGCGCCACGACGCCATCTGCGCCGTCACCGAAGAGGTGCGCGACGAGCTGGCCGAGAAACTGGAGGGCGACGAGGAACTCGAGAGCAAACTCAAGCTGGCCAAGAACCTGTGTCGCGAGGCCGAGCGCGGGGTCATCCGCCGCACCATCGCCGAAAAGAAGACCCGCATCGACGGCCGCGGATTGAACGAAGTCCGGCCGATTAGCATCGAAGCCCCCGTGCTGCCCCGGACCCACGGCTCTGTGCTGTTCACCCGCGGCGAAACCCAGGCCCTGGTCACCGTCACCCTGGGGACCCCCTCCGACGAGCAGAAGATCGAGGAGCTGACCGGCGAGTACTGGTCCAGCTTCATGCTCCACTACAACTTCCTGCCCTACTCCGTCGGCGAGGTCCGCTTCCTGCGCGGTCCCGGACGGCGCGAGATCGGCCACGGCATGCTGGCCAAGCGCGCCCTCAAGTCCGTCATCCCCGCCAAAGAGGACTTCCCCTACACCATCCGCGTCCTCTCCGACATCACCGAATCCAACGGCTCATCGTCGATGGCCACCGTCTGCGGCGGCTCCCTGGCGATGATGGACGCCGGCGTGCCGCTCAAGGCCCCCGTGGCCGGCGTGGCCATGGGGCTGGTCAAGGACGGCGACGACTTCAACGTCCTGACCGACATCCTCGGCGACGAGGACCACGTCGGCGATATGGACTTCAAGATCGCCGGCACCAGCGAGGGCGTCACCGCCGTCCAGATGGACATCAAGCTCGACGCCCTGCCCGCCGAGGTGCTCACCAAAGCCCTCTCTCAGGCCCGCGAGGCCCGGCTGCACATCCTGGAAAAGATGAACGAAGTCCTCGCCGCCCAGCGCGAGGAGCTCAGCCCCTTCGCCCCGCGTATCCACACCCTGACCATCCCCAAGGACAAGATACGCGACCTGATCGGCCCCGGGGGCAAGGTCATCCGCGCCATCACCGAGGAGACCGGAGCCTCCATCGACATCGAGGACGACGGCACCGTCCTCGTCGCCAGCCCCGACCTGGAAACCATCGAGGCCGCCCTGACGCGCATCAACGCCATCGTCAAGGACCCCGAGCCCGGCGAAATCTACGACGGTAAGGTCACCCGGCTGATGAACTTCGGCGCCTTCGTCGAGATCCTCCCCGGCAAGGAAGGCCTCGTCCACATCTCCGAGCTCGACTGGGGCCACACCGACAAGGTCGAGGACGTCTGCAAGGTCGGCGACGAGATGAAGGTCATGGTCAAGGAGATCGACAGCCAGGGCCGGCTCAACCTGACCCGCAAGCAGCTCCTCGACAAGCCCGAAGGCTACGACGAGAGCAAGGAAAAAAGTCGCGGCGACAACCGCCGCGGCGGTAGCGGCGGCGGTGGTCGACGCCGGCGACGCTAG